The Streptomyces collinus DNA segment CGGGATGGGGGGCGGCGTTCCCGGGTGCGGGTTCGTAGGGGTGTGCCGTGCCTCCACGGCGTCGAAGTGGGCCGTCCGCATCAGATGCCTGTGCAACGAGGCCGGCCGTGCCCTGCTCAGCGGTGGCGCGGGCGGGGCAGCAAGGCGAACGCGCTCTCCGCGATCGAGGTCAGGCGGGCGGGACTGTGGCCGTACGCGCCTACCACATCGGTCCCGCGGACGATGGTCAGCAGAAGGTACGCAAGGTCGTCGGGATCCGCGTCGGGGTCGATGTCGCCGTTGCGCTGCGCCGCTCGCACACACTCGGCCACCGCCGTGCGGACTACGGAGAAGCAGTCGCTGGCCAGGCGTTGCACCTCGGAGTCGGAGGCGCCGATCTCCAGGGCCATCTTGGCGGCGAAGCAGGCCGCTGCCGCCCGGTCAGGGGCGGGGGGTACGTCGGCGGCGAGTGGCACCCCGTGGACGGCGCGGAGCAAGTACGCGTGCAGTCGTTCCAGGGCGCCCTCGTCCGGTCCGGCGAGCGCCTTCCGCGGACCCTCCCCCAGCCGGGCGAAGTAGCCGGCCATCGCCTGCAGCAGCACGCCGTGCTTGCCGTCGAACGCGGCGTAGAGGCTGCCGCGCCCCAGGCCGGTGGCGGCGCTGATGTCGTCGACGCTCGTGCCGTTGTAGCCCGAGGTGCGGAACTGCCGCTCGGCGGCGTGGAGGACGTGGTCGGGGTCGAAGCTTCGCGGTCTCGCCATACATCGAAGGTAAAGCCGACCCACCGTATTTGACAACCCAGTACAGAACTGCCTAGGTTTCTGACTGTTCAGTCCACAACGGTCCTGAGCTCACC contains these protein-coding regions:
- a CDS encoding TetR/AcrR family transcriptional regulator codes for the protein MARPRSFDPDHVLHAAERQFRTSGYNGTSVDDISAATGLGRGSLYAAFDGKHGVLLQAMAGYFARLGEGPRKALAGPDEGALERLHAYLLRAVHGVPLAADVPPAPDRAAAACFAAKMALEIGASDSEVQRLASDCFSVVRTAVAECVRAAQRNGDIDPDADPDDLAYLLLTIVRGTDVVGAYGHSPARLTSIAESAFALLPRPRHR